The following coding sequences are from one bacterium SCSIO 12741 window:
- the recJ gene encoding single-stranded-DNA-specific exonuclease RecJ — MKKHWDILPAPDPGVVRLLREQLGVEERIANLMALRGLKSYDEAKHFFSPQWTDLHSPWLMKDMEIAADRIMKAMQDGERILVFGDYDVDGTTSVATMYSFLEKIYPGHIHFYIPDRYSEGYGISKQGILFAEENKCELIIALDCGIKAFEEVNFAAEKGIDFIICDHHLPEKELPAAVAILNPKRSDCTYPYDELTGCGIGFKLISAIAEQMDMPFEAIQPFLEWVAISTCCDIVPITGENRVLVHFGLEQLNNDPGKAIYTLIEKAGKKLPFTVSDVVFTLGPRINAAGRIEHGKLAVEMLLSDSESAALETAAIIEERNAERRDLDRSITEEALEMIEHKELKNRKSTVLYREGWSKGVIGIVASRLIENYHRPTVVLTGVDGKAVGSARSVSGFDIHSALEECSPFLEQFGGHAFAAGMTLNVEKVEGFAKRFEEVVSERISEDQLRPIITVEMELDLADITDKFFRILKRFSPFGPKNLNPVFVARNVVDTGYSKAVGEFGDHLKLYVYQPHHRSIRFGGIGFGLGKWHERISSKKPFDMAFCLEENHWQGQTSIQLQVLDIKMA; from the coding sequence ATGAAAAAACACTGGGACATCCTACCTGCCCCTGATCCGGGCGTGGTTCGGCTATTGCGTGAGCAATTGGGCGTAGAGGAGAGAATTGCCAACCTGATGGCCTTACGCGGTCTTAAATCCTACGATGAAGCCAAGCATTTTTTTAGTCCTCAATGGACCGATTTGCATAGCCCTTGGCTGATGAAGGATATGGAAATAGCTGCCGATCGAATAATGAAGGCCATGCAAGACGGAGAGCGGATCCTCGTTTTTGGTGACTACGATGTAGATGGTACTACTTCGGTCGCGACGATGTATTCCTTCCTTGAGAAAATTTATCCAGGTCACATTCACTTTTACATTCCCGATCGGTATTCCGAGGGATATGGAATTTCAAAGCAGGGAATTTTGTTTGCGGAGGAAAACAAATGTGAGTTGATCATTGCCTTAGACTGTGGCATTAAGGCCTTCGAGGAAGTGAATTTTGCCGCCGAAAAAGGCATTGATTTCATCATTTGCGATCACCACCTTCCTGAGAAAGAATTGCCCGCAGCTGTGGCCATTCTCAATCCCAAAAGATCAGACTGCACTTATCCTTACGACGAGTTAACGGGATGCGGCATTGGCTTTAAATTGATTTCGGCCATTGCTGAGCAGATGGACATGCCTTTCGAAGCCATTCAGCCTTTTTTGGAGTGGGTAGCCATCAGCACCTGTTGTGACATTGTTCCTATAACGGGTGAAAACCGGGTGTTGGTTCATTTTGGCCTGGAGCAGCTTAACAACGATCCTGGTAAAGCGATTTATACTTTGATCGAAAAGGCGGGCAAGAAGTTGCCTTTCACTGTTTCAGATGTAGTCTTTACCCTGGGGCCAAGAATCAATGCAGCTGGAAGAATAGAGCATGGTAAATTGGCCGTTGAAATGCTGCTTTCAGATTCTGAGTCTGCTGCCCTTGAAACAGCGGCGATAATTGAGGAGCGAAATGCTGAAAGGCGCGACCTGGATCGATCCATTACCGAAGAGGCCCTGGAGATGATCGAACACAAGGAGCTGAAAAACCGAAAATCTACCGTCTTGTACCGCGAAGGGTGGAGCAAAGGAGTAATCGGAATTGTAGCCTCCCGACTTATCGAAAATTACCATCGCCCTACTGTGGTGTTGACAGGGGTAGATGGAAAGGCGGTAGGTTCAGCTCGATCCGTATCAGGATTTGATATTCACTCGGCGCTGGAAGAGTGCTCTCCCTTCTTGGAGCAATTTGGCGGGCATGCTTTTGCTGCCGGAATGACCCTGAATGTGGAAAAAGTAGAAGGCTTCGCTAAACGTTTTGAAGAAGTGGTAAGTGAGCGTATTTCTGAAGATCAACTTCGTCCGATAATTACGGTGGAAATGGAATTGGATTTGGCGGATATCACCGATAAGTTCTTCCGAATCCTAAAGCGATTTTCGCCCTTTGGTCCCAAAAATTTAAATCCCGTTTTTGTGGCTCGCAATGTTGTAGATACAGGTTATAGCAAGGCGGTGGGTGAGTTTGGAGACCACTTAAAACTTTATGTCTATCAGCCCCATCATCGCAGTATTCGATTTGGAGGAATTGGTTTTGGTTTGGGAAAATGGCATGAGCGGATTTCCTCTAAAAAGCCTTTCGATATGGCCTTTTGCCTAGAAGAGAATCACTGGCAAGGCCAAACGTCCATTCAGCTCCAGGTGCTGGATATAAAAATGGCATAA
- a CDS encoding aspartate-semialdehyde dehydrogenase, with the protein MKVAVVGSTGMVGQVMLKVLEEFDFPVTELIPVASERSAGSKVDYRGSSYTVCTLQDALEKKPDLALFSAGGSVSLEWAPRFAEAGTTVVDNSSAWRMDPQKRLVVPEINASDLTPEDKIIANPNCSTIQMVLALAPLEKRYGIKRIVVSTYQSISGTGVSAVRQMENERAGDKGEMAYPYPIDQNCLPHCDVFQDNGYTKEEMKLVNETRKILNRPEIRVTATAVRVPVQGGHSEAVNVEFEQDFDLNEVRQLLADTPGIKLQDNPDVNQYPMPLFAQGKNEVFVGRLRRDESQKNTLNMWIVADNLRKGAATNAVQIAQYLVDQSW; encoded by the coding sequence ATGAAAGTAGCAGTGGTTGGATCAACTGGAATGGTTGGTCAAGTGATGTTGAAGGTTCTGGAAGAGTTTGATTTTCCAGTAACAGAATTGATTCCGGTTGCATCTGAAAGATCAGCGGGAAGCAAGGTGGACTACAGAGGAAGTTCATACACAGTTTGCACCCTTCAAGATGCACTTGAAAAGAAACCGGATCTGGCTCTTTTTTCTGCCGGTGGATCGGTATCCCTGGAATGGGCTCCTCGCTTTGCGGAGGCTGGCACTACGGTAGTGGACAACTCTTCTGCCTGGAGAATGGACCCTCAAAAAAGATTGGTGGTTCCTGAAATTAATGCTTCCGATTTGACTCCCGAGGACAAGATTATCGCCAACCCCAATTGCTCTACTATCCAAATGGTATTGGCTTTGGCTCCCCTGGAAAAGCGCTACGGAATTAAGCGAATTGTAGTTTCTACCTACCAGTCCATCAGCGGAACTGGGGTGAGTGCGGTTCGTCAAATGGAAAACGAGCGTGCAGGTGATAAAGGGGAGATGGCTTATCCCTACCCCATCGATCAAAACTGCTTGCCTCACTGTGATGTCTTCCAGGACAACGGCTATACCAAGGAGGAAATGAAGCTGGTTAACGAAACCCGCAAAATTCTAAATCGCCCTGAAATTAGAGTAACGGCTACAGCGGTTCGTGTTCCTGTACAAGGAGGACACTCCGAAGCGGTAAACGTGGAATTTGAACAGGATTTCGATCTCAACGAAGTTCGTCAGCTATTGGCGGATACACCTGGAATCAAATTGCAGGACAATCCAGACGTGAATCAATACCCTATGCCTCTTTTCGCTCAGGGAAAGAATGAAGTTTTCGTGGGTCGTTTGAGACGCGATGAATCTCAGAAAAACACGCTGAACATGTGGATAGTAGCCGATAATCTCCGTAAGGGTGCAGCTACCAACGCAGTTCAAATTGCCCAATATTTAGTGGACCAAAGCTGGTAG
- a CDS encoding lamin tail domain-containing protein → MAKVRIVTFVRINSMSLTRILLFGVLLLISFSGISQVQDDFRDGDFTNNPTWVGDTAKFRVNTAMELQLFDTSKSSPAYLVTPSKAIYKASWEFKFRLDFAPSSNNYALAYLGAQKQDLSSSPDGYYVRLGGVGGSADDFSLYKRSGSTNTKIIDGKDSLAAFAPSGWIKVTRDSAGNWELLVDTSSTRSGYVSQGTVFDNDHLLSEYFGFYCRYTTTRSELFFFDSVNVTGSYYQDTTKPVVQAIQLLSDQAIDVVFSENVDPTTAQSVNNYQVTLGIGNPSSAQIDATDSSLVHLQFASSFPSGVQHQIIISGVADRNGNVMGTHQEPFTWITYDPLTPGDVVINEIFADPSPPVALPEKEFVELLNLTGKTFNLQDVTFSDPSKTATIGNYILDPNEYVILCSSSDSSLFAPYGKVIAVTNFPSLNNSGDVLTLADKNGVTIDEVAYTDSWYGDPDKEDGGFTLELIHPNNPCGGGSANWSGSNDVDGGTPGRKNSVYDTVPPTTRPVITSVQVTLPYELQLSFSGPMDSASLINATYHLTPNNNSVIQVLVPSNPSQSARVKLFTSLEVGVVNYLSISGATDCYGNLITSDSVAFGRGALPGSYDIVIHELYPDPDESKSSLPEYEFIELYNTTDKLINLISCTISDPSTSASLDGLTILPKGYLILCDEAAVSEYRSYGETVGLKDWPSLNNSGDDLVLARGNLTIHEVSYSSEWYGDESKKDGGWTLEMVDDANPCGEANNWRASIDEEGGTPGKVNSIRTSNPDETAPEIVRGGAIEEKRLFIQFNEAVSTTDLDDIQIKASPRILMDSLYFTDRKTLEITLHSALTLSRFIP, encoded by the coding sequence GTGGCAAAAGTACGAATAGTTACCTTTGTGCGAATCAATAGCATGAGCCTAACACGCATCCTTCTGTTTGGGGTTTTACTCCTTATCTCATTTTCTGGAATCAGCCAAGTGCAGGACGATTTTCGGGACGGTGATTTTACCAACAATCCAACTTGGGTGGGTGACACGGCGAAGTTTCGGGTAAATACGGCCATGGAGCTTCAACTTTTTGATACCTCTAAATCAAGTCCGGCCTACCTGGTCACACCAAGCAAAGCCATTTACAAAGCCTCCTGGGAGTTTAAATTTCGGTTGGATTTTGCTCCTTCTAGTAACAATTATGCCCTGGCCTATCTGGGCGCACAAAAGCAAGACCTCAGCAGCTCACCTGATGGCTATTACGTTAGATTAGGAGGTGTGGGTGGCTCCGCTGATGATTTTAGTCTTTATAAAAGATCGGGATCAACCAACACAAAAATCATTGACGGAAAGGATAGCCTCGCAGCTTTCGCTCCATCAGGGTGGATTAAGGTGACCCGGGATAGTGCAGGCAACTGGGAGTTGCTGGTAGACACCTCATCCACGCGTAGCGGATATGTTTCACAGGGAACTGTTTTTGACAACGATCACCTGCTTTCCGAGTATTTTGGATTCTACTGCCGCTATACTACCACCCGATCCGAATTGTTCTTTTTTGATAGTGTCAACGTCACCGGTTCCTATTACCAGGATACGACAAAGCCTGTTGTACAAGCCATTCAGTTGCTTTCGGACCAAGCCATCGATGTGGTATTTTCAGAAAATGTAGATCCGACAACAGCACAATCCGTAAACAATTATCAGGTCACCTTAGGAATTGGGAACCCCAGTTCCGCGCAAATCGATGCGACCGATTCTTCGCTGGTTCACCTGCAATTTGCATCCTCTTTTCCGTCGGGGGTACAACATCAAATCATCATTAGTGGTGTAGCTGATCGCAACGGAAATGTGATGGGTACCCATCAAGAGCCTTTTACCTGGATTACTTATGATCCATTGACTCCAGGAGACGTTGTGATCAATGAAATTTTTGCCGATCCCTCACCGCCAGTTGCATTGCCCGAAAAAGAATTTGTAGAGTTACTCAATCTGACTGGAAAAACCTTTAACCTCCAAGACGTCACTTTCTCCGACCCAAGTAAAACGGCCACCATTGGAAACTACATCCTCGATCCTAACGAATACGTCATTCTCTGCTCCAGTAGTGACTCAAGCCTTTTTGCTCCTTATGGAAAAGTGATTGCAGTAACGAATTTCCCGTCACTCAACAACTCGGGTGACGTTCTTACCCTGGCCGACAAAAATGGGGTAACCATAGATGAGGTAGCCTATACGGACTCCTGGTATGGCGACCCGGATAAGGAAGATGGAGGTTTTACTTTAGAGCTCATACACCCCAATAATCCATGTGGCGGTGGATCTGCCAATTGGAGTGGATCAAATGATGTGGATGGCGGTACTCCCGGTAGAAAAAATAGCGTGTACGACACCGTTCCTCCCACAACGCGGCCCGTTATCACCTCAGTTCAAGTTACTCTACCCTATGAATTACAGCTCAGTTTTTCCGGGCCCATGGACAGTGCAAGCCTGATTAATGCAACTTACCACCTTACACCCAACAACAATAGCGTTATACAGGTCTTGGTGCCAAGTAACCCCTCACAAAGTGCCCGGGTCAAGCTTTTTACCAGCTTGGAAGTGGGAGTGGTTAATTACCTCTCCATATCTGGAGCAACCGATTGCTACGGGAACCTTATTACCTCCGATAGTGTTGCCTTTGGCCGTGGTGCCCTGCCAGGTAGCTACGACATCGTAATCCATGAGTTGTATCCCGATCCGGACGAGAGTAAATCATCCTTACCTGAATACGAGTTTATCGAATTGTATAATACTACCGATAAACTTATCAATCTGATCTCCTGCACCATTTCAGACCCAAGCACCTCTGCATCGCTTGATGGTCTAACTATTCTTCCTAAAGGTTACCTCATCCTTTGCGATGAAGCCGCCGTTTCCGAATACCGTTCTTATGGTGAAACCGTCGGGTTAAAAGACTGGCCTTCGCTTAACAATTCAGGAGACGATCTTGTGCTTGCCCGTGGAAATCTTACCATTCATGAAGTGAGTTACAGCTCTGAGTGGTACGGTGATGAATCAAAAAAAGACGGCGGATGGACGCTCGAAATGGTCGACGATGCCAACCCATGTGGCGAAGCCAATAACTGGCGTGCCAGCATTGACGAAGAAGGTGGAACTCCGGGAAAGGTCAACTCTATTAGAACCAGCAATCCGGATGAAACGGCGCCCGAAATTGTACGAGGCGGAGCCATTGAAGAGAAAAGACTTTTTATTCAATTTAATGAAGCCGTATCTACGACCGACCTAGATGACATTCAAATCAAGGCCTCGCCTCGAATTTTGATGGACTCCCTGTACTTTACCGACCGAAAGACATTAGAAATCACCCTCCACAGCGCCTTAACCCTCAGCAGGTTTATACCCTGA
- a CDS encoding OmpA family protein has translation MKSMSKLFVFALIAGAMVGCVPQKKYAELQKNYDKSESERDYLSGSLKDTETEKKELTARVDKLSKDLDKVSQDYAQLQREHEVLQDSYKQLEEFKAQLLENQEKSSAVSQRENKKLLEEMIRAQEDLQAKEDQLKLKEAELADLEARLNATSEELTAKDEALQKREARINELEEIIAQKDAAVRALKDKVAEALLNFKGKGLTVTQKNGRIVVSMEAKLLFPSGSTQVNAEGKQALVDLSKVLQDQKDITILVEGHTDIDPMSGAGCIKDNWDLSVMRSTAVVKLMLENSSIDPSLLTAAGRSQFVPVDPATTAAAKAKNRRIEIILTPNLDQLFEILDEEAKSIK, from the coding sequence ATGAAATCTATGAGTAAGTTGTTCGTGTTTGCCCTAATCGCCGGGGCAATGGTGGGTTGTGTTCCTCAAAAGAAATACGCCGAACTTCAGAAGAATTACGACAAAAGTGAATCTGAAAGGGATTACCTCTCTGGATCTCTGAAGGATACGGAAACCGAGAAAAAAGAACTAACGGCTCGAGTAGATAAGTTGTCGAAAGACCTGGACAAGGTAAGTCAGGATTACGCTCAGCTGCAGCGAGAGCACGAGGTTTTGCAAGACAGTTATAAGCAATTGGAAGAGTTTAAAGCTCAGTTGCTGGAAAACCAAGAGAAATCATCGGCCGTGAGTCAGCGTGAAAACAAAAAGCTGCTGGAAGAAATGATTCGGGCCCAGGAAGACTTGCAGGCCAAAGAAGATCAATTGAAGCTCAAAGAAGCTGAATTGGCTGATTTGGAAGCTCGACTTAATGCAACCAGTGAAGAACTGACTGCCAAAGATGAAGCCCTTCAAAAGCGGGAGGCCCGAATCAACGAATTGGAAGAAATTATTGCTCAAAAGGATGCCGCAGTGAGAGCCTTGAAGGACAAAGTGGCTGAAGCTCTGCTCAACTTTAAAGGCAAAGGTTTGACCGTAACCCAAAAGAATGGTCGCATCGTTGTTTCTATGGAAGCCAAGCTTCTATTCCCAAGTGGAAGTACCCAGGTAAATGCGGAAGGAAAACAAGCTTTGGTCGACTTGTCCAAGGTGCTTCAGGATCAAAAAGACATCACCATTTTGGTAGAAGGTCACACAGATATTGATCCGATGAGCGGAGCGGGTTGCATCAAAGACAACTGGGATCTTTCCGTTATGAGATCCACGGCCGTTGTAAAGCTCATGTTGGAGAACTCAAGCATTGATCCTTCTTTGCTCACGGCTGCAGGAAGAAGTCAGTTTGTACCCGTGGATCCGGCAACCACAGCAGCGGCTAAAGCCAAAAACCGAAGAATCGAGATTATCCTCACACCCAATTTGGATCAGCTCTTCGAAATCCTTGACGAGGAAGCTAAGAGTATTAAGTAA